From Halapricum desulfuricans, a single genomic window includes:
- a CDS encoding DUF302 domain-containing protein, translating to MTYTITTTVDGQFEDILEATAEAIEDEGFGLLTEIDVQSTLEQKLDTEFRRYRMLGACNPSLARDGLDTEPELGALLPCNVVVYETESGAVSVHAVDPERLIGVTGNSELAATAADVGERFERVIAAVDERFATATDEDSAVAQPT from the coding sequence ATGACGTATACGATCACCACGACAGTCGACGGTCAGTTCGAAGACATTCTCGAAGCGACGGCCGAAGCCATTGAGGACGAGGGATTCGGGCTGTTGACTGAAATTGACGTACAATCGACACTGGAACAGAAACTCGACACGGAGTTCAGGCGGTACCGTATGCTCGGTGCATGCAACCCGTCGCTAGCTCGCGACGGGCTCGACACGGAGCCGGAACTCGGAGCATTGCTGCCGTGTAACGTCGTCGTCTACGAGACCGAGAGCGGTGCCGTCAGCGTGCACGCGGTCGATCCGGAGCGCCTGATCGGTGTGACGGGCAACTCGGAACTCGCTGCGACCGCAGCCGACGTCGGCGAGCGGTTCGAGCGGGTCATCGCCGCCGTTGACGAACGGTTCGCGACGGCGACCGACGAGGATTCGGCCGTCGCGCAGCCGACGTGA
- a CDS encoding RNA-guided endonuclease InsQ/TnpB family protein — MEYSHRYRAYPTDEVAERLEYQLDVHRQLYNHIRWDYTNSPEDEKPSEYDQNNKLPEWKRKWPIFSKLHSKAAQATVARFHWNLSNLSKKKEKGYKVGRLKRQTPRDYRSVTYNQSGFDLDEKRGCDRFAYVRFSKIGWVKIRYSRAIPDRATMKEVTFKKERTGEWFVSFGLETDDADLPEKPDVDSLDTSNSVGIDLSILNYIHTSDGKTVDWLDLEDEYERLRREQRKLTRKEYGSRNYEKQRRKVATVKRYIRRKVLDYQHKLTTWLVREYDAVFVEDLNVAGMLQADENARNKHDAAWRQFITLLEYKGNLYGTHVVQVEARGTTKECAKCGVETEKPLWVRKHSCPSCGFETDRDANASINVLKRGFAELGMGWPEDTPVETVTATDTTDFRTVSASHVVETGSLPS; from the coding sequence ATGGAATACAGCCACCGCTACCGAGCATACCCGACAGACGAGGTAGCGGAGCGACTGGAATACCAACTTGATGTCCATCGCCAACTCTATAACCATATCCGATGGGACTACACGAACAGTCCCGAAGACGAGAAGCCGAGCGAGTACGACCAGAACAACAAACTTCCAGAGTGGAAACGTAAGTGGCCGATATTCAGTAAACTGCACTCCAAGGCCGCCCAAGCTACTGTCGCTCGTTTCCACTGGAACCTCTCGAACCTTTCCAAAAAGAAAGAGAAGGGGTACAAAGTCGGTCGTCTCAAACGGCAGACACCGCGTGATTACCGGAGTGTGACATACAACCAGAGTGGTTTCGACCTCGATGAAAAGAGGGGCTGCGACAGGTTCGCCTATGTCCGCTTCAGCAAAATTGGGTGGGTCAAAATCCGCTACTCACGCGCGATTCCTGATCGCGCCACAATGAAGGAGGTTACGTTCAAGAAAGAACGAACCGGCGAGTGGTTCGTCTCTTTCGGTCTCGAAACCGATGATGCCGATCTACCCGAGAAACCCGACGTGGACTCACTTGATACGAGCAACAGCGTTGGTATTGACCTTAGCATCCTCAACTACATCCACACCAGCGACGGCAAGACTGTCGATTGGCTCGACCTCGAAGACGAGTACGAGCGTCTCCGGCGCGAACAGCGCAAACTCACTCGGAAAGAATACGGAAGTCGGAACTACGAGAAGCAACGTCGGAAGGTCGCCACGGTGAAGCGCTATATCCGCCGAAAGGTGCTGGATTACCAGCACAAGCTGACGACGTGGCTCGTCCGCGAGTACGATGCCGTGTTCGTAGAAGACCTCAACGTCGCCGGAATGCTTCAAGCAGATGAGAACGCTCGGAACAAGCATGATGCGGCGTGGCGACAGTTCATCACTCTCCTCGAATATAAGGGTAATCTGTACGGCACGCACGTCGTGCAGGTCGAAGCCCGAGGAACGACGAAAGAGTGTGCCAAATGTGGTGTAGAGACAGAGAAACCGTTGTGGGTCAGAAAACACTCTTGCCCATCATGTGGATTCGAGACAGATAGAGACGCGAACGCCTCGATTAACGTCCTCAAGAGAGGATTTGCTGAACTAGGGATGGGATGGCCCGAAGACACGCCTGTGGAGACTGTGACCGCTACGGACACGACTGATTTTCGGACAGTGTCTGCAAGTCACGTCGTGGAAACAGGAAGCCTGCCCTCGTGA
- a CDS encoding ArsR family transcriptional regulator: MTESDGEAITDLPPSAKLVFKVLEYKGPLTQKGIVEESMLSARTVRYALERLEEVGVVEEDVYFADARQNLYELTIEDADKSEQALSD, encoded by the coding sequence ATGACAGAATCCGACGGAGAGGCGATCACGGATCTACCGCCGAGCGCGAAGCTCGTATTCAAGGTTCTGGAGTACAAGGGACCACTGACACAGAAGGGGATCGTCGAGGAATCGATGCTTTCGGCCCGGACGGTACGTTACGCGCTCGAACGCCTCGAGGAAGTCGGCGTCGTCGAAGAGGACGTCTACTTTGCGGACGCCAGACAGAACCTCTACGAGCTGACGATCGAAGACGCCGACAAGTCCGAACAGGCCCTTTCGGACTGA
- a CDS encoding uS10/mL48 family ribosomal protein, with translation MPFVTKLTFESGDRHLLEDVVDEIKTDAARKGVEHKGPHPQPPDDLRVPQSKTLLDSGGDFDAWNYTVYTRTIEIVGHDEFARSVAGRDLPPAISVEVEVQQQRGQGHGD, from the coding sequence ATGCCCTTCGTCACGAAGCTCACGTTCGAGAGCGGGGACCGGCACTTGCTCGAGGACGTCGTCGACGAGATCAAGACCGACGCCGCACGCAAGGGCGTCGAACACAAGGGGCCCCATCCACAGCCGCCGGACGACCTGCGGGTCCCGCAGTCGAAGACGCTGCTCGATTCCGGCGGTGACTTCGACGCCTGGAACTACACCGTCTACACCAGGACCATCGAGATCGTCGGGCACGACGAGTTCGCGCGGTCGGTCGCCGGCCGCGATCTCCCCCCGGCGATCTCGGTCGAGGTCGAGGTCCAGCAACAGCGCGGCCAGGGCCACGGCGACTGA
- a CDS encoding MBL fold metallo-hydrolase produces the protein MVETITASQLRDRIDVGDSFALLDTRPKESFEAWHIEGAIQYTYKPDFEFDAEQFREATGLSTDDEIVTICAKGISSHDLATHLEDSGFEDVTVVDDGMEGWSEVYDTVDIPLRDGLDVVQFQRRAKGCLSYLIGDPESDVAAVVDPTRHVERFASAASSRGYSIEHVLDTHVHADHVSGGRQLAEYVGATYHLGADAVDRGVTYEYEPLERNEVVTVGEHDLKAVPTPGHTSEIVSYLLDDAAVLTGDTLFVDSVGRTELQFGDGDADTGAQQLYESLHRTLLAEPDSVTILPGHFAVDADGATDVTPGEPVATTIGAVRTGLALLSADRETFVDRLTRSLPEKPPNYEEIIAVNAGRDELEDEAAATELELGPNNCAASGD, from the coding sequence ATGGTCGAAACGATCACCGCGAGTCAGTTACGCGATCGAATCGACGTCGGCGACTCGTTCGCACTGCTTGATACGCGTCCCAAAGAGAGCTTCGAGGCCTGGCACATCGAGGGCGCGATCCAGTACACGTACAAGCCGGATTTCGAGTTCGACGCCGAACAGTTCCGCGAGGCGACCGGGCTGTCGACCGACGACGAGATCGTCACGATCTGTGCGAAGGGGATCTCCTCTCACGACCTTGCGACCCACCTCGAAGACAGCGGCTTCGAGGACGTCACCGTCGTCGACGACGGCATGGAGGGATGGAGCGAGGTCTACGACACCGTCGACATTCCGCTGCGGGACGGTCTCGACGTCGTCCAGTTCCAGCGCCGGGCAAAGGGATGTCTCAGCTATCTGATCGGGGATCCGGAGTCGGACGTCGCGGCCGTCGTCGACCCGACGCGCCACGTCGAGCGGTTCGCCTCGGCCGCCTCCAGTCGGGGGTACTCGATCGAGCACGTGCTCGACACGCACGTCCACGCCGATCACGTCTCCGGTGGCCGACAGCTGGCCGAGTACGTCGGCGCGACCTATCACCTCGGGGCGGACGCGGTCGATCGCGGCGTCACCTACGAGTACGAACCGCTGGAGCGCAACGAGGTCGTCACGGTCGGCGAGCACGATCTCAAGGCCGTCCCGACGCCCGGCCACACCTCCGAGATCGTGAGCTACCTGCTCGACGACGCGGCCGTCCTGACGGGCGATACCCTGTTCGTGGACTCGGTCGGCCGGACCGAACTCCAGTTCGGCGACGGCGACGCCGATACCGGCGCACAGCAGCTGTACGAGTCGCTACACCGGACGCTGCTCGCGGAACCCGACTCGGTCACGATACTGCCCGGGCACTTCGCCGTCGACGCCGACGGGGCGACCGACGTGACGCCCGGCGAGCCCGTCGCGACGACGATCGGCGCCGTTCGGACCGGGCTGGCGCTGCTGTCCGCGGACCGCGAGACGTTCGTGGACCGGCTCACCCGTTCGCTGCCGGAGAAGCCGCCCAACTACGAAGAGATCATCGCCGTCAACGCCGGCCGCGACGAACTCGAAGACGAGGCGGCGGCGACGGAGCTGGAGCTCGGCCCGAACAACTGCGCGGCGAGCGGGGACTGA
- a CDS encoding M20 family metallopeptidase, with the protein MSTAVTALARRLVATPSHDDPDAAGALLESWLREHTDATVERDEHGNVIARRGDGDRSLALVGHHDVVPPAPEQRDDGYLVEERDGRLFGRGSADMKGSLAAMACAFRDSDPAGELVFASFVGEERGGIGCRAAIEDGFAPDYAVVGEGSTGYSAPGVTDVAIAHRGRRASTITARGTAAHASEVGAGENAIYRATDAVDVIRDLPAPETTVHGRNVQGSLAVTEIDGGDAWNVIPDRCTVTVDERTVPGERAGLDAVESIEGVTWSVEQDLPPMACEDERFAAVALEIARNVQDGDPEHVVKPHATDAGWLAAEADTRTLVVGAAEPGEAHTAAESVSIPVLERCRRLYRVLAERCP; encoded by the coding sequence ATGAGCACGGCCGTGACGGCACTCGCCCGGCGGCTGGTCGCGACGCCGAGCCACGACGACCCGGACGCGGCCGGAGCGCTGCTCGAATCCTGGCTGCGCGAGCACACGGACGCGACCGTCGAACGCGACGAACACGGGAACGTCATCGCCCGCCGGGGCGACGGGGACCGATCGCTCGCGCTCGTCGGCCACCACGACGTCGTTCCGCCGGCCCCCGAACAGCGAGACGATGGGTACCTCGTCGAGGAGCGCGACGGGCGGCTGTTCGGCCGCGGCAGCGCCGACATGAAGGGATCGCTGGCGGCGATGGCCTGTGCGTTCCGGGACAGCGATCCGGCGGGTGAACTCGTCTTCGCGTCGTTCGTCGGCGAGGAGCGGGGCGGTATCGGGTGTCGGGCGGCGATCGAGGACGGCTTCGCCCCCGACTACGCCGTCGTCGGCGAAGGGTCGACGGGCTACTCCGCCCCGGGCGTCACGGACGTCGCGATCGCCCACAGGGGACGCCGCGCGAGCACGATCACGGCGCGAGGGACGGCGGCCCACGCGAGTGAAGTCGGTGCCGGCGAGAACGCGATCTACCGCGCGACTGACGCCGTCGACGTGATTCGGGACCTGCCCGCTCCCGAGACGACCGTCCACGGGCGGAACGTACAGGGAAGCCTCGCAGTCACGGAAATCGACGGCGGGGACGCCTGGAACGTGATCCCGGACCGGTGTACCGTGACCGTGGACGAGCGGACCGTCCCCGGCGAACGGGCCGGACTCGACGCTGTCGAGTCGATCGAGGGCGTCACCTGGTCGGTCGAACAGGATCTCCCACCGATGGCCTGCGAGGACGAACGCTTCGCCGCTGTGGCTCTGGAGATCGCACGGAACGTCCAGGACGGCGACCCCGAGCACGTGGTCAAGCCACACGCGACCGACGCGGGCTGGCTCGCCGCCGAAGCGGACACGCGGACGCTCGTCGTCGGGGCGGCCGAGCCCGGCGAGGCCCACACGGCAGCCGAAAGCGTCTCGATCCCCGTCCTGGAGCGGTGCCGGCGACTGTATCGAGTCCTCGCCGAGCGGTGTCCGTGA
- a CDS encoding carboxypeptidase M32, whose protein sequence is MSAETPQAYDDLLDAYRRVSNLGSAVGVLSWDQQVTMPEGGGPARSQQLSTLSGLKHELLTDDEVADALDAAGEAELSDEQRAVVREIRREHERAAAVPQELIEQISATSSEALEVWESAKADADFSQFAPVLDELVELRREYAAHIDPDRDPYAVLFEEYEPYLGLETAETVLERLRDELVPLIEAVGDSDVTLPEPFADGTYSEQRQEDLSREILTDLGYDWDRGRLDVSSHPFTSGNQFDCRVTTRFLSEDPLSALTATIHEFGHAFYNLGLPQEEYGTPLGASRDLSVHESQSRLWENHVGRSRPFWESIADDVRSAFEGVDADADTLYRAANRVYDDNLIRVDADELTYHMHIIVRFEIERDLINGDLAVEDVPAVWNDKYEQYLGVRPENDAEGVLQDIHWSHGNFGYFPTYTLGSVMAAQLYAAAEDDLGDLDGAIRDGEFEDLQTWLRENVHRHGARYRTDELVERATGEPYTAEYFLEYATEKYGDLYDL, encoded by the coding sequence ATGTCAGCGGAGACACCACAGGCGTACGACGACCTGCTCGACGCGTACCGTCGGGTGAGCAATCTCGGTTCCGCCGTCGGAGTCCTCTCCTGGGACCAGCAAGTGACGATGCCCGAGGGCGGCGGGCCGGCCCGGAGCCAGCAGCTCTCGACGCTGTCCGGGCTCAAGCACGAACTGCTGACCGACGACGAGGTCGCCGACGCGCTCGACGCCGCCGGCGAGGCCGAATTGAGCGACGAACAGCGGGCCGTCGTCCGCGAGATCCGCCGCGAACACGAGCGGGCCGCGGCGGTCCCACAGGAACTCATCGAACAGATCAGTGCCACGTCCTCCGAGGCGCTCGAGGTCTGGGAGTCGGCGAAAGCCGACGCGGACTTCTCGCAGTTCGCACCCGTGCTCGACGAGCTGGTCGAGTTGCGCCGCGAGTACGCCGCGCACATCGATCCGGACCGGGACCCCTATGCCGTCCTCTTCGAGGAATACGAGCCGTACCTCGGCCTGGAGACGGCCGAAACGGTCCTCGAACGACTCCGCGACGAACTCGTCCCGCTAATCGAGGCCGTCGGCGACAGCGACGTTACCCTCCCGGAGCCGTTCGCGGACGGAACCTATTCCGAGCAGCGCCAGGAAGACCTCTCCCGGGAGATCCTCACCGACCTGGGATACGACTGGGACCGCGGTCGACTGGACGTGTCCAGCCATCCGTTCACGTCGGGCAACCAGTTCGACTGCCGGGTCACGACGCGATTTCTCTCGGAGGATCCGCTGAGCGCGCTCACGGCGACGATCCACGAGTTCGGCCACGCCTTTTATAATCTCGGTCTCCCCCAGGAGGAGTACGGGACGCCGCTCGGTGCCTCCCGGGACCTCAGCGTCCACGAGTCCCAGTCGCGGCTCTGGGAAAATCACGTCGGCCGGAGTCGCCCGTTCTGGGAGTCGATCGCGGACGACGTTCGATCCGCCTTCGAGGGCGTCGACGCCGATGCCGACACGCTGTATCGGGCGGCCAATCGCGTCTACGACGACAATCTCATTCGCGTCGACGCGGACGAGCTCACCTATCACATGCACATCATCGTCCGCTTCGAGATCGAGCGCGACCTGATCAACGGCGATCTGGCCGTCGAGGACGTGCCGGCGGTCTGGAACGACAAGTACGAGCAGTACCTGGGCGTTCGCCCGGAAAACGACGCCGAGGGCGTCCTGCAGGACATCCACTGGAGTCACGGCAACTTCGGGTACTTCCCGACGTACACGCTGGGCAGCGTCATGGCCGCCCAGCTGTACGCGGCGGCCGAGGACGATCTCGGCGACCTTGACGGGGCGATCCGCGACGGCGAGTTCGAGGACTTGCAGACGTGGCTCCGCGAGAACGTCCACCGCCACGGCGCGCGCTACAGGACCGACGAACTCGTCGAGCGAGCGACCGGCGAGCCCTACACCGCCGAGTACTTCCTCGAGTACGCGACCGAGAAGTACGGCGATCTCTACGACCTCTAG
- a CDS encoding DUF1648 domain-containing protein, which translates to MSLQRSDLIASGLLVAAALVGVVFWESLPAEMAIHFDAGGTPNSYVSKPVGVMLAPAIGLASIAFTRVAIRVDPASDPVIENAAIYFLGGVVSYVHLLVIAYNLDYQFSMTAAIGPVLVAAAALAAWAIYRDRIA; encoded by the coding sequence ATGTCCCTCCAGCGTAGCGATCTGATCGCGAGCGGATTGCTCGTCGCCGCCGCGCTCGTTGGCGTCGTCTTCTGGGAGTCGCTGCCCGCGGAGATGGCGATCCACTTCGACGCGGGCGGAACGCCGAACTCGTACGTGTCGAAACCGGTCGGTGTGATGCTGGCGCCCGCGATCGGGCTCGCTTCGATCGCGTTCACGCGCGTCGCGATCCGGGTCGATCCCGCAAGCGATCCGGTCATCGAGAACGCGGCGATCTACTTCCTCGGCGGCGTCGTGAGCTACGTCCATCTGCTCGTGATCGCGTACAACCTGGACTATCAGTTCTCGATGACGGCCGCGATCGGTCCGGTACTGGTCGCCGCGGCCGCCCTCGCCGCGTGGGCGATATATCGGGACCGGATCGCCTGA
- a CDS encoding DUF368 domain-containing protein: protein MAGDTQQATGTALGDTLTSWLSIYLKGIAMGTADSIPGVSGGTIAFITGIYERLITAITSVDPAAATLLLGITSGRGRQRLADRLIEMDVPFLVVLGTGVVTAVVAVSRFVYLALQEAPGATFAFFFGLIAASAIVLYEQLSLATPGRIAAAATGFVLAFLVSGVTAGADGIHALPVVFVAGSIAIVAMILPGVSGAFFLVLLGQYEYLTGTLTAFVDGIIAAAVGDRAVGSLLDPATTVVTFVAGAVVGLFTVAHAIRWALDHYRAATLSFLVSLMVGALRLPVIEMRDATATLSPESIAPLLLATVVGGGAVLVLDRYTDDLSY from the coding sequence ATGGCCGGAGACACCCAGCAGGCGACCGGGACGGCGCTGGGTGACACCCTCACGAGCTGGCTGTCCATCTATCTGAAAGGCATCGCGATGGGCACCGCGGATTCGATCCCCGGCGTCTCGGGCGGGACGATCGCGTTCATCACCGGGATCTACGAGCGTCTCATCACCGCGATCACGAGCGTCGATCCGGCCGCGGCGACACTGCTGCTGGGGATCACGAGCGGTCGCGGTCGCCAGCGACTGGCCGATCGACTTATCGAGATGGACGTGCCGTTCCTCGTCGTGCTCGGGACCGGTGTCGTCACGGCGGTCGTCGCCGTCTCCCGGTTCGTCTACCTGGCGCTCCAGGAGGCTCCCGGGGCGACGTTCGCGTTCTTCTTCGGGCTGATCGCCGCCTCGGCGATCGTCCTGTACGAACAGCTCTCGCTGGCGACGCCGGGACGGATCGCGGCCGCGGCCACCGGCTTCGTGCTTGCGTTTCTCGTGTCGGGTGTCACCGCTGGAGCCGACGGGATCCACGCGCTGCCGGTCGTCTTCGTCGCCGGCTCGATCGCGATCGTCGCGATGATCCTGCCGGGCGTCTCCGGCGCGTTTTTCCTCGTCTTGCTCGGCCAGTACGAGTACCTGACCGGCACGCTCACCGCATTCGTCGACGGGATCATCGCCGCGGCCGTCGGCGACCGAGCGGTCGGGTCGCTGCTCGATCCCGCGACGACCGTCGTGACGTTCGTCGCTGGCGCCGTCGTGGGACTGTTCACGGTCGCACACGCCATCCGCTGGGCGCTCGATCACTACCGGGCGGCGACCCTGTCCTTTCTGGTCAGTCTCATGGTCGGCGCGCTGCGATTGCCGGTCATCGAGATGCGCGATGCGACTGCGACGCTATCCCCGGAATCCATCGCGCCGCTCCTCCTCGCAACTGTCGTCGGTGGCGGTGCGGTCCTCGTGCTCGACCGCTACACCGACGACCTGTCGTATTGA
- a CDS encoding oligosaccharyl transferase, archaeosortase A system-associated, with product MSQEEGMSEELEEGIEWLSKWYHIPSVLALFVFALWARARTWSNFVVDGTVMFSGNDAWYHLRQVEYTVRHWPQTMPYDIWTNFPSGTSVSQFGTIYDQVVATVALIVGLGSPDQTTVRLTLLFAPAVIGAGIVPIAYYLGKRVGKNRFSGIAAALIVALSSGVLLRRSLVGFSDHQVAEAFTQALAALAIVVALQVADSEKPIWELILDRDVAGLRKPVGYGALAGVALALYMWTWPPGIVMVGIFGLYVTIQAIIDHLRGTSPEPMLLVSGVIFAVTAVLMLLPFDTFGIAPTNFSLLQVGLAAAGLVWSGFLAGLSRILDERSEPVWTYPIGAIGVLGAVSLGLFILSPGIADLMADQLVRVFGGIIGQDPTGAAATVGEIAALENPGDALYSWYGFVHIIAVVGVVLALARQTVTSNKRSELLFVSIWLAVAFSMTLTQVRFGYYLTVPVAVMAAYAIGTGFTYLSTAARRASTDVRPYQVMAVFTVLIVVMAPMVMATGDRGMPQDAVTQSNETYNSGPGGILGWDSSLEWMSENTPTVGNFADAGNNVSYWGEYAKTDDYEYEEGSYGVLSWWDYGHWITSEAERIPVANPFQQSATEAARFLLAQNESQADQVIGEMSDGENRDTRYVMVDWQMATGASKFSAPPAFVDGVSASDFVRTARVGNAGFYFYSQNYYDTMVNRLYRYHGSAQDPRPVVTNTVNTEETDFVETYQSLEEARQAARQSGGQVGGVGPNPAERVPALEHYRLVQVSDATVNPYQAAHSQLLRLFQYGLSPTRLGFDNRSIGLAAEPNPHYTKVFERVSGATIEGEGPAGANVTASVTMRMPNANDTFTYTQQAQVGENGQFSMTVPYASTGAGDWGPEDGYTNTSVRATGPYQLRTDLQTETGNGTEQLIMYNGTAHVTEGQVIGENDSASTVELSETVLTERDRNETDGNGTNSTDGNETDDGTGGNTTDDATSDLVDPRTVGVEQSPSARIAG from the coding sequence ATGAGCCAAGAGGAAGGGATGTCCGAGGAGCTCGAAGAAGGCATCGAGTGGCTTAGCAAGTGGTATCATATCCCGTCGGTGCTGGCGCTGTTCGTCTTCGCGCTGTGGGCACGCGCCCGAACGTGGAGCAACTTCGTCGTCGACGGCACGGTCATGTTCAGCGGCAACGACGCCTGGTATCACCTCCGCCAGGTCGAGTACACCGTCCGTCACTGGCCGCAGACGATGCCCTACGATATCTGGACGAACTTCCCGAGCGGCACCTCCGTCTCACAGTTCGGGACGATCTACGACCAGGTCGTCGCGACGGTCGCACTGATCGTCGGTCTCGGAAGTCCCGACCAGACGACCGTCCGGCTGACGCTGCTGTTCGCCCCCGCTGTGATCGGGGCCGGTATCGTGCCGATCGCGTACTACCTCGGCAAGCGGGTCGGCAAGAACCGGTTCAGCGGGATCGCCGCGGCGTTGATCGTCGCGCTCTCTAGTGGTGTCCTCCTTCGACGGAGCCTCGTCGGCTTCTCCGATCACCAGGTCGCCGAGGCGTTCACGCAAGCTCTCGCAGCCCTAGCAATCGTCGTGGCGCTGCAGGTCGCCGACAGCGAGAAACCGATCTGGGAACTCATCCTCGATCGAGATGTCGCCGGACTCCGAAAGCCGGTGGGATACGGGGCGCTGGCCGGCGTGGCGCTCGCTCTGTATATGTGGACCTGGCCGCCGGGCATCGTGATGGTCGGGATCTTCGGGCTGTACGTCACGATCCAGGCGATCATCGACCATCTCCGCGGGACGAGTCCGGAACCGATGCTGTTGGTCAGCGGCGTCATCTTCGCCGTCACCGCAGTGTTAATGCTCCTTCCATTCGATACGTTCGGAATCGCACCGACTAATTTCTCCCTTCTGCAAGTTGGTCTTGCAGCCGCCGGCCTCGTCTGGAGTGGCTTCCTCGCCGGACTCAGCCGCATTCTTGACGAGCGCTCCGAACCTGTCTGGACGTATCCGATCGGTGCTATCGGAGTTCTCGGCGCTGTGTCTCTCGGACTGTTCATTCTTTCGCCGGGAATAGCCGACCTGATGGCAGATCAGCTTGTCCGTGTCTTCGGAGGGATTATCGGCCAGGATCCAACCGGAGCAGCGGCGACCGTCGGCGAGATCGCCGCCCTAGAGAATCCGGGCGATGCGCTCTACAGCTGGTATGGCTTCGTCCACATCATCGCCGTCGTCGGCGTCGTCCTCGCGCTCGCGAGACAGACTGTCACCTCGAACAAGCGATCCGAACTGTTGTTCGTCTCTATCTGGCTCGCCGTCGCATTTTCGATGACGCTCACACAGGTCCGGTTCGGGTACTACCTCACGGTCCCGGTCGCAGTGATGGCGGCCTACGCGATCGGCACCGGATTCACATACCTCTCGACCGCCGCCAGGCGCGCTTCGACGGACGTGCGGCCGTATCAGGTGATGGCCGTGTTCACCGTCCTGATCGTCGTGATGGCGCCGATGGTCATGGCGACGGGCGATCGCGGTATGCCACAGGACGCCGTCACCCAGTCCAACGAGACGTACAACAGCGGTCCAGGCGGCATCCTCGGCTGGGACAGCAGCCTCGAATGGATGTCAGAGAACACCCCGACAGTCGGCAACTTCGCCGACGCTGGAAACAACGTCAGCTACTGGGGCGAATACGCGAAGACCGACGACTACGAGTACGAGGAGGGGTCCTACGGCGTGCTCTCGTGGTGGGACTACGGCCACTGGATCACAAGCGAGGCCGAGCGCATCCCGGTCGCCAACCCGTTCCAGCAGTCGGCGACCGAGGCGGCGCGGTTCCTCCTCGCCCAAAATGAAAGCCAGGCCGACCAGGTCATCGGCGAGATGAGCGACGGCGAGAACCGGGACACCCGCTACGTCATGGTCGACTGGCAGATGGCCACGGGCGCGAGCAAGTTCAGCGCGCCGCCGGCGTTCGTCGACGGCGTCAGCGCCTCCGACTTCGTCCGGACCGCTCGCGTCGGGAACGCCGGGTTCTACTTCTACAGCCAGAACTATTACGACACGATGGTGAACCGGCTGTACCGCTACCACGGCAGCGCCCAGGACCCGCGGCCGGTCGTCACGAACACGGTCAACACCGAGGAGACCGACTTCGTCGAAACGTACCAGTCGCTCGAAGAAGCACGCCAGGCGGCCCGGCAGTCCGGCGGCCAGGTCGGCGGTGTCGGTCCGAACCCGGCAGAGCGCGTGCCGGCGCTTGAGCACTACCGGCTCGTGCAGGTCAGCGACGCGACGGTGAACCCCTACCAGGCGGCGCACTCGCAGCTGCTGCGTCTCTTCCAGTACGGGCTGAGTCCGACTCGCCTCGGCTTCGACAATCGGTCGATCGGCCTCGCCGCCGAGCCGAACCCGCACTACACGAAAGTCTTCGAGCGCGTCTCGGGCGCGACGATCGAGGGCGAAGGACCGGCAGGCGCGAACGTGACGGCGTCGGTCACGATGCGGATGCCCAACGCCAACGACACGTTCACCTACACCCAGCAGGCTCAGGTCGGCGAGAACGGCCAGTTCAGTATGACGGTCCCGTACGCCTCGACCGGCGCCGGCGACTGGGGGCCGGAGGACGGCTACACGAACACGAGCGTCCGCGCGACTGGCCCGTATCAGCTCCGGACCGATCTGCAGACCGAGACGGGCAACGGGACCGAACAGCTGATCATGTACAACGGGACGGCCCACGTCACCGAGGGGCAGGTCATCGGAGAGAACGACTCGGCTTCGACGGTCGAGCTGAGCGAGACAGTCCTCACCGAGCGAGATCGCAACGAGACTGACGGCAACGGGACGAACAGCACCGACGGCAACGAGACCGACGACGGCACTGGCGGCAACACGACCGACGACGCCACGTCTGATCTGGTCGACCCGCGTACTGTCGGCGTCGAGCAGTCGCCGTCCGCCCGCATCGCAGGCTAA